GTCGTGGACTTCCTATTTCGCCACCCTTTGCAACCATGATTCCGATGATTTCGTCATCATAGTCCACAGCATGCCCGATGACTACAGTAAACTCGATCCTATCGCTGTCGTTGTCGTTTGTGTCATATGCGTTCTCGCCGTCCTTAGCACAAAGGGCTCATCACGCTTCAATTACATCGCTTCCATCATCCACGTCATCGTTATCCTCTTCATAATCATCGCCGGTTTTACGAAAGCCGATACCAAAAACTATAGCAACTTCGCTCCCTTTGGTGTTCGTGGTATTTTCAAGTCTTCAGCCGTGCTTTTCTTCGCCTACGTCGGGTTCGATGCTGTTTCGACGATGGCGGAAGAGACAAAGAACCCCGCTCGCGATATCCCTATCGGTCTCGTAGGCTCGATGGCGATAACAACGGCTGCATATTGCTTGCTTTCCGTGGTGTTATGCTTAATGCAACCGTACCCGAAGATAGACAAGGACGCACCATTTTCTGTAGCGTTTGAAGCTGTAGGGATGTCATGGGCTAAGTACATCGTGGCCGCCGGTGCATTGAAAGGCATGACAACGGTCTTACTTGTCGGTGCCGTTGGTCAGGCTCGATACCTCACACATATTGCTCGAACACACATGTTGCCACCATGGCTAGCACAAATCCATCCGAAAACCGGTACACCAATCAACGCCACAATTGTCATGCTTATCGCGACCGCGATCATCGCTTTCTTCACCGATCTCAAGATTCTCGCCGATCTTCTTTCGATATCGACGTTATTCATCTTCTTGCTCGTGGCTCTCGCTCTTATAGTTCGACGTTATTACGTGAGCGGAGAGACGAGTACGACCGACCGTATCATACTAATCACGTGCCTAATTCTTATTTTAGGGTCTTCAATCGCAACAGCTACTTATTGGGGTGTAAGTGAAAACAACGATTGGGTTGCGTACGTGATTACGATGCCGATTTGGTTCTTAGCCACCGCGGGAATAGCGGTGTTCATTCCACAAGCGAGAAAACCAAAGGTATGGGGTGTACCATTGGTGCCATGGTTGCCATCTTTGTCTATAGCGATAAATATATTCCTATTGGGATCGATTAATGGTGCATCATTCAAAAGGTTCGGGATATGGACGTGTGTTTTGTTGCTGTATTATTTCTTTTTCGGGTTACACGCGTCGTACGATACGGCCAAAGAATTGGGAGAAAATCGGATCGGAGATGGGTGGAAAAGGGTTGAAGAAGGGCAAAGTGTTAGTACCGTTACCGCCAGTGGTGTGTCTTTAGATGAAGCCAAGTGATCTGCATGCATGCATGCCTGCCTTACAACGTATAAAAGAATTgttcattaatatatatatgtatatgcttgtgaaagTAATTAAGGTGGCTTGGCATGGAGAtcttaattatttctatttggAATTTCGGTTTCTCAAGTTGTTAATAGCTTATATTATATTGTACTATCATACATAAAACTTTGTTATTCACCTACCATCttcttatgtttttaaattgaaGGAGAAAAGACTGTCTACGAATTTTAACTTCAACTCGAAATTTTCgaaatatctatttaattaattcaaacacAAACTCAATTTAACTTGATTTGATTATAAAAGAATCGGTTGAAtcagatttttaatatttttttatttttgtaaaattttaataaattatttaatcgaACCGATTGGAT
The sequence above is a segment of the Gossypium raimondii isolate GPD5lz chromosome 4, ASM2569854v1, whole genome shotgun sequence genome. Coding sequences within it:
- the LOC105780222 gene encoding cationic amino acid transporter 1 produces the protein MGVDGVIGEDEGLRRRGCSCGKDDFLPEESFKSWGNYVQALKETPNRFMNRVLTRSLDSTELHEIKARSQHEMKKNLSWWDLIWFGIGAVIGSGIFVLTGLQAQQVSGPAVVLSFVVSGVSAMLSVFCYTEFAVEIPVAGGSFAYLRVELGDFIAYIAAGNILLEYVIGGAAVARSWTSYFATLCNHDSDDFVIIVHSMPDDYSKLDPIAVVVVCVICVLAVLSTKGSSRFNYIASIIHVIVILFIIIAGFTKADTKNYSNFAPFGVRGIFKSSAVLFFAYVGFDAVSTMAEETKNPARDIPIGLVGSMAITTAAYCLLSVVLCLMQPYPKIDKDAPFSVAFEAVGMSWAKYIVAAGALKGMTTVLLVGAVGQARYLTHIARTHMLPPWLAQIHPKTGTPINATIVMLIATAIIAFFTDLKILADLLSISTLFIFLLVALALIVRRYYVSGETSTTDRIILITCLILILGSSIATATYWGVSENNDWVAYVITMPIWFLATAGIAVFIPQARKPKVWGVPLVPWLPSLSIAINIFLLGSINGASFKRFGIWTCVLLLYYFFFGLHASYDTAKELGENRIGDGWKRVEEGQSVSTVTASGVSLDEAK